A window of the Oryzias melastigma strain HK-1 linkage group LG11, ASM292280v2, whole genome shotgun sequence genome harbors these coding sequences:
- the itgb8 gene encoding integrin beta-8, translating into MTSWLRSCASVPLCVLLACTVWCAEASSAGASVCWSPGVTSCSDCLRRGPQCAWCFKEDFLNKVGPSHRCDLPENLLRRGCGPDFMELSEIKVEVDGLTRSQVSPSHINITLRPGSEVSFIVAVTQLERYPVDLYYLVDVSASMQENLDNLKTVGVALSLRMMQHTSDLWLGFGSFVDKPVSPYINVHPSKINNPCSDYEIRCRPAHGFHHVLSMTGNLSEFTRTIKRQRISGNMDTPEGGLDAMLQAAVCQDAIGWRSEAKRLLLLMTDQPSHLALDSRLAGIVVPHDGLCHLENNVYTGSTKMDHPSLGQLSEKLLENRIYSVFAVEKQRYQWYEELVRLLPGSYLGKLSVFQAPNLIDLVVDAYKRLLSEVLVSVSVEDEAVSRYWVSVSPLCPDGSTAKGRSCTGVQPNQTVYFNITIGQHSCADDGRDEDVRVIVRPVGYNESTVVRIHSKCHCSCGATGHCHEDEQLPCQGIQDGATLQQDLNADPSRSCRATGADVDCSGRGTCVCGRCVCDQARLGTVQGKYCEIDDFSCPYKGELICAGRGVCVLGQCVCEDGWTGEDCGCPLSTTTCYSNGLLCNGQGKCVCGKCVCDEHQRHGDFCEKCPTCPSTWQSYCESGTCLQAFGLSQREVSMVSSTDNASESGSGHLVRTFLSVCALTVLCGLMVVAVSRLLLLKRGRSQGGSEDGGYRCTGKDLSYIPTTNEKTVTYRRDRPPEHPLEMHIQVPKMAFGDPWQC; encoded by the exons GTGCCAGTGTGTGTTGGTCACCCGGTGTCACCTCCTGCTCAGATTGCCTCCGACGGGGACCACAATGTGCCTGGTGTTTCAAGGAG GACTTTCTAAACAAGGTGGGGCCAAGCCATCGCTGTGATCTGCCAGAAAACCTGCTGAGGAGAGGCTGTGGACCGGATTTCATGGAGCTGTCAGAGATCAAGGTGGAGGTCGACGGGCTCACCAGGTCACAAGTGTCTCCGTCGCACATCAACATCACTCTCAGACCAG GATCAGAAGTCAGTTTCATTGTAGCTGTGACACAGCTGGAGCGATATCCTGTGGACTTGTACTACCTGGTGGACGTGTCCGCGTCCATGCAGGAAAACCttgataat CTGAAGACGGTGGGAGTGGCCTTATCTCTTCGTATGATGCAGCACACCTCAGACCTTTGGCTAGGTTTTGGCTCATTTGTGGATAAACCTGTGTCACCTTATATTAACGTACACCCCTCTAAGATCAACAACCCCTGCAG CGATTACGAGATCCGCTGTCGCCCGGCCCACGGCTTCCATCACGTTCTCAGCATGACAGGGAACCTGAGCGAGTTCACGCGTACGATCAAGCGCCAGCGCATCTCCGGCAACATGGACACACCTGAAGGAGGGCTGGACGCCATGCTGCAAGCTGCTGTCTGCCAG GATGCGATCGGTTGGCGATCTGAAGCCAAACGTCTGCTGCTCCTGATGACCGACCAGCCCTCTCACCTCGCCCTGGACAGCCGGCTGGCAGGGATTGTCGTGCCGCATGATGGTCTTTGTCACTTGGAAAACAATGTTTACACAGGAAGCACAAAGATG GATCATCCCAGTTTGGGACAATTGTCTGAAAAGCTGCTTGAAAACCGTATCTACTCTGTCTTCGCTGTGGAGAAGCAGCGGTACCAGTGGTATGAG GAGCTGGTGCGCCTACTTCCTGGTTCCTACTTGGGAAAGTTAAGCGTCTTTCAAGCTCCAAACCTGATCGATCTGGTGGTGGATGCATATAAG AGGCTGCTGTCAGAGGTGCTGGTGTCTGTGTCGGTGGAGGACGAGGCAGTCAGCAGATACTGGGTCTCTGTGTCTCCTCTCTGTCCCGATGGATCCACGGCCAAAGGCCGGAGCTGCACAGGAGTGCAGCCAAACCAGACG GTCTACTTTAACATCACCATCGGTCAACACTCCTGTGCCGATGACGGCAGAGACGAGGATGTGAGGGTGATCGTTCGCCCCGTGGGTTACAACGAGTCAACGGTAGTTAGGATCCACTCCAAATGTCACTGCAGTTGTGGAGCGACGGGGCATTGCCACGAAGACGAACAGTTACCCTGCCAGGGGATTCAGGATGGTGCGACTCTGCAGCAGGACTTAAACGCAGATCcaagcaggagctgcagagcgACCGGTGCAGATGTGGACTGCAGTGGGCGGGgaacgtgtgtgtgtgggaggtgCGTGTGTGACCAAGCAAGACTTGGGACTGTACAAGGGAAATATTGTGAAATAGACGACTTCTCCTGTCCGTACAAAGGGGAACTCATTTGTGCAG GtcgaggtgtgtgtgtgttgggacAGTGTGTGTGCGAGGATGGGTGGACCGGGGAGGACTGTGGCTGTCCCCTCTCCACAACTACCTGCTATTCAAACGGTTTGCTCTGCAACGGGCAGGGCAAGTGTGTATGtgggaagtgtgtgtgtgacgAACACCAGCGACATGGAGACTTCTGTGAGAAATGTCCTACCTGTCCGAGCACATGGCAGTCTTACTG tgaAAGTGGGACTTGCTTACAGGCTTTTGGACTTTCACAAAGAGAAGTGTCAATGGTCAGCTCCACGGATAATGCATCAG AGTCCGGCAGCGGTCATCTGGTCAGAACGTTCCTCAGCGTCTGCGCCCTGACGGTGCTGTGCGGCCTGATGGTGGTGGCCGTGTCgcgcctgctgctgctgaaaagGGGACGGTCCCAGGGGGGCTCCGAGGACGGGGGCTATCGTTGCACTGGAAAG gaTCTGTCATACATTCCAACGACCAATGAGAAAACGGTGACCTACAGGAGGGACCGCCCACCTGAGCATCCTTTAGAGATGCACATTCAGGTTCCTAAAATGGCCTTCGGCGACCCATGGCAGTGTTGA